The DNA sequence TACATAAAACTATATAACAATATATTAAACCCATCATAGGCCTCGTATCCACCTTCATCCATGTGTGTTAAAATGGATTGAGGTGAAAAATAGTTTAAGGTCTTtttgtttggatgttatcaAATTCACATCATTTTATATGTGTTGGAGTAGATTGTAATGGAACTTAAACTCAATTATATTCCAATGCACCTTAACATATGTGGATCGAGGTACATCAGACAACATCAAACAAGCCCTAAGTTTCACCTCAACCCACTCCAACGCATATGGATTGTGGATTGAAGTGGATACGACTATACGAGTACATCCAAATAAGACCATAAAATGTATCTCGATATTACATGTAGTTGTGTATCGTAGAGTTCAATATGTTTTTGGCGTAGCCTTCGTGAACTATGAGAAGTGTTTTTTCTCAAACATCCTTTTGCAAACAAATTCGTGGATAAAAGCTCCTAACATCTTGCTTTCGTTGAGGTATGATAAATCTAAAAATAGTAGTTTTTCATAGCTCTATCTTATGCCCACGGTCTAGAAACCCAGCCTctaattcaaaaaaaatatgcaTTAAGAACCACAACAATCTGCTTCATGTATTCTCTTGTTCATATCTTTCTTCGCCTAATTCTTTTTAACGCAAGTGCAATCGCCATGGATGCTCTTTTACTCTTGCATGCGATGCCAGACAAGAAGTAGATGGATCAGGAGGCCAAAGAAGATGATCCAATTAGAACTTGTTTGGCAGGACTCCTTGTGAGGGGCTTCTCTGTTTTTAACTTAAAAATAACTTTTCTAAAAAAACGTTTGGCATGGCTCCTCTAGAGAAGCTAGAGCCGGAGCCGGAGAAGAGCCCTACCAAATAGGCCCTTAGTGCACCAAGGGGATCCTTCTCTGACCTTCTTCGCATGGGTTGTAGGTGTTGTCTTAGTCATGCGGGGCCTTGGCTGATGGCCCCCACCCTATGCCTAATGATGGCTATTGGCCCTACACACGTTCTCGAGCTCGTTCCGGCACAAGCTAGGGTGGCAGCTAGGAATGGCAATGGGGACATACCCGATGGGTACTGGCCACCCGCACCCGCCAGGTCAAAACCTATTCCATCGGGTTACCCGCGAAAGCAGACGGGTAAAAAATTCATTCCGTATCCACACCCGATAGGTAATTCTTACCCGACGGGTATTCCATACCCGAAAATATACCCGAGTTCAACAGAAATATAACAACTTTCAGCAAGTTAAATATCACAACTTCTAGGAAATTAAACATAATAACTTCTAGCAAATTAATAGCAGCACTAGCAGCACACCAGCTGCTCAACACTTCCCACGTTCAGCCAATCAGTTCATGGGCTATATGGGCTAAATTGCTTAGGTTGCTTACTCATTTTGCGGGTATTTCTTATCCACGGATACGCGGGTATGGGTACTATTATTCCACACCCGTACCCGCCATACCCGATGGGTAAAGGATTTCGCCCAATAACGTACCTGCGGGTACAAAATCTATTCCATACCCACGTTCTTATCCGGTAAAGCCCGTCGGATACTCGGGTTTTGGGTACCCATTGCCATTTTGAGTGGCAGCTAGGGTTGGCCGTAATGGCGTTATTCAGTGGCCATAACTTTCTGGGTCATATTGGATGATGAATAAAGAAGTCAAAAATGCTGGCGTGCAAATAAGGGGTTCTTCTACTCCTAGTCGTGGTGTCTCTGTTCAATATCGAGGTGGTCAAGGTGGACGTGCACAAAAGCCGCCTATTGTTTTATGTTGTGCTACGATGCGTGTCAATGAGGAAACATGCCGAACGTAAAAGGTTTGTTGTTTGCTTTCATGTGTGTTACATGGTGTtgtccttttatttttttttcacaacAGCGAGGCCTATTAGTCTAATGAAAATACAAGAATATTTGACACTATTGGAGGTTGGTTCGGTAAGGGTTTAGAGTTTAGGGTTTATTGACAGGGTTTAGATGCACCTGGGAGGCGAAAAGAGAGGTGGGGAGGGAGGGGAAGTGGCATCTCGATGCGGGAGGGAGCGAGAGGAACTAGGTGATGCCGAGAGAGATTGACCGGTGAAAGGAAAATAAATTTGCTATAAAGTAGAAATcggtttcttttttcttttttttattatttttgggtCATGCGTCCTAAGATTTTGAGTGCCCTCCGGCGAATTCGTCATGATGGCCCATGTAGATCATAAAATCTTATACTTCGCTTGTCTTAAAAGTCATGACTGAAAGTACTATTcattaatttattatgagagaaaaatactactgaATAGCTGCCAGATTCAGCAGATAAGATCactatttttttaagaaaaacatAACTATATGAGTACAGTGTACTAGACAAAAATTGAACAAGAAAAAAACCTAAGACCTATACAATTTAGACATAAATTGATTTAGAACCTAAATTCATAAATCACAAAAAGAGCACAAGGACAAAAGGCTTTGCCTCAGCTAGTTAGTTGCCTAGTCACTGTCGTCGTCTACAACATCGTTGTTTGATTCTAGAAGTCGGGCGTTGAACGTTGATGATCGTCGCTGGTGATGCTGATCGTGTGGTGATCTGATCGGTGTTGCGTGCCTATGTATCGCTGGCTCACCAAGTGCCGAAATGTGAAACAGAGAAGTCACGATCACTATGTGTCATGTACGGGCTGTGGATATTGACGACTCGGCTCCTCGTCTCCTAGAAAGAAAGAGGCGCATGTGCTCTCGATCGTCGCACCTGCCCACCCCTTAGAACCAGCACTGCCATGTGGCacatggctttcttcttgtttcAATCTCATTCTttcatgagagagagagagagaggattcAATTTCGGAGACTATTTTGTTTTTGATATTGGAATGGAACATTGTAGTACCAGGCCAAATAAGGTGTACCATTTTGGACtagtaaataataataataataataataataataataataataataataataataataataataataataataataatcataAATTTGTacgtaaatatatatataaatatatttcgaCTTAACTTATGGCGTAATTAACATTTTTGCCAAGCTAAATATCATTCAACAAGTCCATCAACATTCTATGACACTCTACTGCCCTTTGGATTAGTAATAACTATGGGCCGGTACGGGAATGAAATTTACAACTATGGGGCCAACACCGAAATACCGAATGCAGTCTCGATGACACTCCACTGCACCTTGTACATAGTGTGGATTAGTAACACCGACtacttgtattttttttaattaaaatagGAAGCTATAGTTTTCAAAGTAAAACAAAATTTATAAGATTAAACTAGATTTTTAAAGGATTTTTCCATGTAAAAATATTtaggtttttttttcttaactttttgtatatttttctttcaaaatatttagagcctgtttggtacagctcacaacagtgagctgtttttttttgccaaacacttatttataaaacagcttcatgagtgaagctattttttctcctcctctcacaaagacatagttgagatgaagctgaaaaaaatagcttattgcagctctctccctcatttctctctctcaactatgcatgaagtagttggtgaagctattttgccaaacacttttttccaaaacagctcaacTTCATCTAAAAAATCACTcataaagctattttctaaaaaaacagctttactagtgaagagctgtgccaaacaagctcTTAGTTTGTTTTATCTTCGTGAACTTTCAACTTTGTCCAATTTACACTCTCTAACGTGGCGGCATATCAGCAAAATAGAGTAACCGTCAAAAGCATATAATTTGCAAAAACAAATGGTATTGGAAAGTAGGACATAGAGAAATGGTTTTGTAGTTCATGGAGTTAGACGACCTTAATACTCtctatgttgttttttttttacatttCATATTAGTTTTGTCGTAAGGCAAATATTACTGTCTCTAACGTTCATTTAAAAAATCTTTATAGTCTAGAAACTAGGAATTGATAAAAGTATTTCATGTTGTTCTAAAACCATAAATTCTATGTCATGAATcttcatatttttttattaaattaaaaatcGATGGTCCgaatataaatatttattacaTGTATAATTAATAAAAACAGACGAGTGGTTGAGGCGGCAAATTGGATGCCGTTGTGCTTCCCGTCCGAAATGGTTTTCTCCACGGCCAATCACGTAACAGCACCAGGATCACGGATTATGGAGCGTCCGATGGAGCATCGGCGGCAACCAAGGGCTGTCACGCGGATTGACTCCCTCCCGCTCTCGGAGAGTTGCCTGCCTCCGGAGAGTTCGATTTCGAATCGAAAATGAATGAATAAAGGCGGTTTCCCCCTCTCCATCTTCGCCTCCATCTCCCACTGCAACCGCTCCTCCATCTCCGCCTCCATCTCCCACTGCAACCGCTCTTCCATCCCCGCCTCGTCTCCCCCACCCTTCAACCTCCACTCCTCCCCTCGACAACCACTATGGCGCAGTGGATTAAGGTGTCCACCctggctcagctcgaggggttCATCGCCGGCGGAGTACCCCGGGCCCTCTTCATGGGTGGTGTCGACAGCGTACGATCTGCCGCAACAATGCTGCGGCTCATCAAGGGGATCCACGAGGCCATCATACCGCAGGCGGCCGACTACAGCGAGTGGGGGCTCGCCggcagcggcggcagcagcagcagcgagaaCGGGGACGCCGCCGACGAGGTCAAGGACGCCCATgaggccgccgccaccgccaccgccgactACCTGGAGCACTGGATCATCGCAGATGTCCAGCCGCTGCGTCGCGTCGCCGAACTCGCCGAGCTCGCCATCCAGATGGCGGATGAAGTCATCCCCGCCCTGGCCGCGACTCCAGGCGACGTCGACACCCTCCGCCGCCTCCGCAACCTCGGGAGGGATGTGCGCCGCGCTGGGCTTCGGGTGCCAAGGGCTGCCGGCGCCCGAGCTGTCACCCTCGGCAACTATACCCAGAAGCTCGTCTCCCGCGCGTTCAAGAATGGTCGACGTGCTGTCCGCTCCGCCGCGGATCGTGGGACATGGATTGCCGACCGCCGGGCGAAACTCCTCAACAAGGTGAACGTGGTTCTGGCTACGGCTGTTGATTTTTGAGTTGTGCTGATTACGGCTTTCGCTTGGATAATGCCTCTTCTGGTGGATGTTCATATTGAATCCCTAGGATAATGTCTTTTCTGGTGGATGTTCATACCGAATCGCTAGGACAATGCCTCTTCTGGTGGATGTTCATACCGAATCGCTAGGATAATGTCTCTTCTAGTGGATGTTCATATCAAATCGCTAGGATAATGTCTCTTCTGGTGGATGTTCATGTTGAATTCAGTGGTGTTGCAAACTGCGTACCAGTATTAATTCGGCCTGCTATTTTGTAGATGAAGAAATTTGCTGGTTggaaaaatatgaattcatgttTGTTTGGATCTGCATACCCTCAAAAGCAGAGTTGAGCCATCTTACTTGTTTTTCTCTGAAAAATGTTGCCTATACTTGTGTGATGCGAAGTATCtggtgctttttttttttttgaaaaaaaaacatgttaTCAGGTTTTTTGAACTTGCTGTTCTTGGGGTATCAATTTGAGAATTGAGTTGGCAGTAACGCAATGAAGTAGGAGAAATCTCGATGTCTAACCCAGGATGTTATCATGTTGTTTGGGGGACACGAGCAACAGCCTGTACGTATGCACACATGAAAATCAGCATGTAGTTGGTCATAAAAAGTTTCGAGATGTTTTTTTAAGGTTCACCTGTATATATTAAGGCTTAATTGTAGCCCAGGTCAAATGGCTGTTTGCTTACAAAGATAGATTTGGGAATTACATCTCAGACTATTAAATCAATCATCAAGGAGTGAACACACTTGTTTTTGCTTTTTTGGCATTCTCGCACGTTGCAAGGATAGCACAAGTGTATAGCAGAAAGCAACCGCGAACAGACACTGAAAGACGATGTGACCCGCAGTTTCCTCGGTGACCCTGCATATTTCACAGCCTGGATTATCAACAATTCTTTTGTGAAACAGGTTTGCACGGCATTGGATTCTCCCTTCAATTTGGTTAGTAACCACATGAACAACTGTAGTCTCGGTGGCGTGGAGTTTTTCCAGATCAATTCAGAGCACTGTCGTGTCCTTTACTTTGAGCAGTCTGTAGATCACGGATGAATCCAGTTTGCCAGGCCCGCTTGCAAATGGAGAGAGCCTTTGATCATGGGCGGTAATTGAGTCGCTGCCAAGATGCTACCAACTTGTTGCAATTGATGCCGTGCTTGTTCAGAGAAACGGGCAGGCGAGGCCGTTTTGAACGACCTGACATACAGTCTCTTTCTGACGGACACAGTGACATGCCAGGAACCGATCAGCTAGAGCGACATCTCCATTCTAAACATCTAACCAGAAGGAAGTTGTAGTTCCGTTCCCCAGCTGAACCGATGTCAAGGCTTGATAGAGAGGTATAATTGTCTTCACGAGAGCCCAATGACTGCCCTGAAGCTCACTTTCCATAGCAGCCAAATTTGATCTCTGCCTAACCCATTTTGCCCATGCCGATTTTTCAGAATAGTGCAGTTTGTGAATCAGTATCAGTAGCAAGCACACATTCTGAATTCCCAAGTCTTTGATCCCCAGCCCTCCTGATTCCTTGGTAATAATTTCAGCACATCCCAACCCAAAGACATAAACAACACAGTTAACTAGGAACCGCAGgcctttctaaaaaaaatatttaatagCCTTTCTAAAAAACTAGGAACCGCAGCACAGACGCTCAGGTACCAGTGCAACAAAATGGACACTTCTGATAGCTTGAAAATCCCCAGCCCTCCTGATTCCTTGGTAATAGTTTCAGAACATCCCAACCCAAAGACTTAAACGACACAGTTAACTGGAAACCGCAGCACAGACGCTCAAGTACCAGTGCAACAAAATGGACACTTCGGATAGCTTGAAGAAACACTTACACTTCAACCTTGAGTTACGCATCTAGAGTTCAACTACAGCATGGCATCGGCGGCAAGGCTCAACGACACATAGCTTCACCATGGAAGGAACTTTAGGCTCAATGTATGTCCTGATAGCCAAGAGTCCTCGTTGGGCTTCCCTGAGAACATCAACGGGCACTGGGGAGCACTTGCGACTATTGTCTCTGATAGGCCTCCAGCGCAAGGTGTTCAAGTGATGTTATGCTCTCAAGAAAATGGCAAGTAAACTCAACAAGACTCTTTGCAGACGTGAATCCTAGGCTTTTCACTATCTTCATCTTGTGATGCTGGTGTCCTTGCATCTTCCTCAGATCTGAGGGATCTGTGAATACAGAGACATGCTCCATTTCCTCAAACATCACTATCTAAGTGATGATGTAAACCTTTTTGTATTTGATAACCATCCAAAGGGCCATTTTGGGCCATTATAAATGAAATCAGGTGGGGAGCGCCTCCCTCCGTTGACCTTCAAGAAAAAATACTAAAGTGGATACTCTTTGTGTGAACAGAAACCAGAGAAGCTACGATCAGCAGCCAGACAGAGGCATGAGGTACATGTCATATTATTCTGAGTTTCTGACTGCAGTTAATTTCTTCTTCTCAAGTTTTTGCAAGGACTAAGGAGAAAATGAATTTGATGTTTGGTGTATATGATGAAATGACTGTAAAGTGTAAACTAAGCATAAGATTATCTATAGGAGCAAAAGGGGTTCATGTAATTTGCTATGGTCTATGGAGATTTTAAGTGCATCATTTACCAATAACCATTTTTAACTTGCAAAACATTTCCCTATTGCCCTATTCTATTTCATCAGGGTAAAGTTATGTTTTCTATTATGTATTTTTTTGTTCCACATAGTCTAGTGTGAAGTTTGTTTCCCATACTCTGATTGGCGCATAATTTAATTGACTAGTACAGGAGTGCTCCCACAATAATGATTTAGTTTGGATTTTTAAGTGCTTACATTATTGCTACTTTTGCATTCTAGTTTGACCTCACCTGCAAGTAAATGTGAATTTGTTTTAGCTCCACATCACACAGATTTATCCATGTTGAGCCTGATTGCATCATAATGCTGTGGGAATAACCATGTTAACCAATCTATGCTAACAGTGTTGCATCCCAATTCCCAAATAAGGTCATTGGTTGGGAATTCGACTCTGGGAACATTCCCTTGCCACAAGCACATGGAAGCTAAACTAACTATCTATGGTCTACACTACCAAACCTGGAGGCCTGGGTGCACTTGTGTATATTAATGGATGGCGCTGGACACTACTTGTGTTAGTATTTTGAATGATGTGGTCGTCAGGTTCTTTAGGAGCAGCATATTTGATTGTTGCAAGTGAGCAGGTTTGGTCCATTACGGAACATGGCTAGTCCCCAGGAGTTGCTATAGCATGGGCCTTGTAGTGTCAGATTGTGTATTAGGATTTCATGAGGGAAGTGCTACTCCCTAATTATCCTGATTCTAGAAAATTGTGATAGGatctatttttatttatttatttatttataaatgcCATAGTGTTCTTTTTCATGCACTCTTATGCATGGTTTTGTTCATTGACCCTAGGATATGAGGAGGAATGCTCGCTTTGCACAAATATGGAAGAGTAGAAAATGAGAAAATAATGATGCTGGTGAATCATTGAGAGAAATATGCCATCTTTATGATGCTGTCCAAGTAGATCCCTATGATGAGAAGCATCCAGCAGAACCACGATAAGTATTGATTTCTGACAATTTATCAAGTCATTTGGAATGTAGAGTTTGTTTCATTACAATATTCCCTGGAGGATTACCTCTTTTGATATGCAACTTTCTTCCACTTATACGGGAGTACTTGCCATCAACTGCAGAGGAATTGAGCTGGATATCATTTCATTGGCACAATCAGAAGGTATTGAAGCTTCTTGCCTTGAGAATTGAGATGTTCTCAACAATACTGGAAAGGTTCTTGGTGCTTTCTTTATTGATTGTAATAGAAAGTGATTTCAAACTCTAGTAGTAGTGCTAGTGCCCAAGTAGTAACAGTGAGCAGTTCAGCTCCACGTTTTGACGAGTCTAAATTTGCTGTTTAGCAGATTCTGAAGTTTATGATATCTATACTGTCAAGGAGGTGGATGATACAAACATGGAGGCCACGTCAGCAGCTTTATATCCAAGGtaaataactaaatatatatcacATGGTTTTATTCCTTTGGGTTCCTGTGAGAGTGTCTTCTTAACGAGTGGTCTTGTTACATAAGGTTACAAGTGGACGATGGAGAAGATGAATGCTACGACGATGACTATCCGTGTGACAGAGATGATTCAAATGGTAACGTTGCAATCATTATACTCCCTTGACTAATCAGTGAGATCCGTAGTTATTTGAACTATCTGAAACTCTTCCATATTGAATATGCAGCTGAAGACAATCCACTTTTTGATTATCCCGATGAATTGTCTGAGGACGAGGATGATGGTAGCAATGATGAGGATATTTTGGAGATGAAGAAGGTTCTGGCACTGAGgcattgtttagatacacccaaaaacccaaaactttacaacattccccatcacatcgaatcttacggcacatgcatgtaacattaaatatagataaaaaagataactaattgcacagtttacctgtaaatcacgaggcgaatcttttaagcctagttgctccatgattggataatgtttgtcaaataaaaacgaaagtgctacagtgtcaaaattcaaaaaaatttggatctaaacaaggcgtgAGTATGAGAAGGAAGAAGTAGAGGTGGAAGAGGATGAATAATGATGAGTTGATGACTAGAAATTTCAAGTAATCACACGGTTGTAGATGCAGGGGAGACGCGTGAACTGAATGTAATGTTTGACGATGAGATAGGTTCGGAGATGACTGATAAATGTTTTGCTGATGCTGAAAAAGAAGAAGGGAAATGTGAATTGTGAAACAGTTAGCATTATCACGTGTGTCACTcgaaggaagaattcaaaataatATTCGGAAGTGCCCGTGTGTCGCAAAAAAATGTACACCTTATTGCACTATCACCTGATCGACTTGTTAGCTTTTGACGTCATGTGAAGGCACATGCTGGATGTTCCTATCCTTTTGGAGCATTTGATCCATCTTGATAATATAAGAGTAGCCACCTTTTTGTTACTTGCGCAGTTTGTGCTTCCTTTGCTCTAGAAGGACCTCATGACTTGCACTTCACTTGTGTTTCTTTCTCACTTCTATGTGCCCATAGCCAGATAGCCTTCTAAGTGGAATGTTCGTGGCCTCGGCCAAGATGATAAATTTGCGGTCGTTCGTGATAATATCTCTAGGTACTCTCCCTAGAGTATTCAGGAAACTAAGCTGGACAACGTCCGGATTGAGAATACCGCCCGTTCATCCCTAGTAATCTAACTGCATTCCATGCTTCTCCGTCTGTTGGCTTGTGCGTGGCTCATGCGGGGAATGCTTAGCCTGGTCTGACTCCCTCTCTGGTCTTGCGTTCAT is a window from the Sorghum bicolor cultivar BTx623 chromosome 5, Sorghum_bicolor_NCBIv3, whole genome shotgun sequence genome containing:
- the LOC8079989 gene encoding RNA-directed DNA methylation 4 → MMRSIQQNHDKGIELDIISLAQSEDSEVYDIYTVKEVDDTNMEATSAALYPRLQVDDGEDECYDDDYPCDRDDSNAEDNPLFDYPDELSEDEDDGSNDEDILEMKKVLALRHCLDTPKNPKLYNIPHHIESYG